From the genome of Streptomyces sp. NBC_01116, one region includes:
- a CDS encoding PLP-dependent aminotransferase family protein, protein MQERSSVADLVTSLRAELNRYSPGGKLPSSRALVERFRVSPVTVSRAIAQLSAEGLVVTRPGSGAFRAHPRVAPPAPGDTSWQEVSLSGDGGPEVVPRTVDASGVLVTLAAPPPGVIEFNGGYLHASLQPERALSAALARAGRRPGAWGRPPTDGLPELRSWFAREIGPAVSGTDVLITAGGQSALATALRALAPPGAPVLVESPTYPGMLAAARATGLRPVPVPMDADGVRPELLADAFRATGARVFVTQPLFQNPTGATLAPARRPEILAIARAAGAFVVEDDFARRLVHDDAGPLPAPLAADDPDGVVVHVCSLTKVTSPSLRVGALAARGPVLERLRAIQVVDSFFVPRPLQEAALELVGSPSWGRHLAAVATELRHRRTAMAAALAGELPELALPHLPAGGGSLWLRLPGSGAGTATDEPAVVAAALRASVAIAPGRPYFCAEPPAGHVRLSFAAVSGEAEIAEGVRRLRTAFDGLPGDGP, encoded by the coding sequence ATGCAAGAGCGTAGCAGCGTTGCCGACCTGGTCACTTCCCTGCGGGCCGAGCTCAACCGCTACTCACCCGGTGGAAAGCTGCCGTCCAGTCGTGCGCTCGTCGAACGGTTCCGGGTCAGCCCCGTCACCGTCTCCCGCGCCATCGCCCAGCTCTCCGCCGAGGGGCTCGTCGTCACCCGGCCCGGCTCCGGCGCCTTCCGCGCGCACCCCCGCGTCGCACCGCCCGCGCCGGGCGACACGTCCTGGCAGGAGGTGTCGCTGAGCGGCGACGGAGGACCCGAAGTGGTGCCGCGCACCGTGGACGCCTCCGGGGTGCTCGTCACCCTCGCCGCACCGCCGCCCGGCGTCATCGAGTTCAACGGCGGCTATCTCCACGCCTCCCTCCAGCCCGAGCGGGCGCTCTCCGCGGCCCTGGCCCGTGCGGGCCGCAGGCCCGGCGCCTGGGGCCGCCCTCCGACGGACGGACTGCCCGAACTGCGTTCCTGGTTCGCCCGCGAGATCGGCCCCGCCGTCTCCGGCACCGACGTCCTGATCACCGCGGGTGGCCAGAGCGCCCTGGCCACGGCGCTGCGCGCGCTCGCCCCGCCCGGGGCACCGGTCCTCGTGGAGTCGCCCACCTACCCCGGGATGCTCGCCGCCGCCCGCGCCACCGGGCTGCGCCCCGTCCCCGTGCCGATGGACGCCGACGGGGTGCGCCCCGAGCTGCTCGCCGACGCGTTCCGGGCCACCGGCGCCCGGGTCTTCGTCACCCAGCCGCTCTTCCAGAACCCCACGGGGGCCACCCTCGCGCCCGCCCGCCGACCCGAGATCCTGGCCATCGCCCGCGCGGCCGGGGCGTTCGTGGTCGAGGACGACTTCGCCCGCCGGCTCGTCCACGACGACGCCGGACCGCTGCCGGCGCCGCTGGCCGCCGACGATCCCGACGGCGTCGTCGTCCACGTCTGCTCGCTGACCAAGGTCACCTCGCCCAGTCTGCGGGTCGGCGCCCTGGCCGCCCGCGGGCCGGTGCTGGAGCGCCTGCGGGCCATCCAGGTCGTCGACAGCTTCTTCGTCCCCCGGCCGCTCCAGGAGGCCGCGCTGGAACTCGTCGGCTCCCCGTCCTGGGGCCGTCACCTCGCCGCCGTCGCCACCGAGCTGAGGCACCGCCGTACGGCCATGGCGGCCGCCCTCGCCGGCGAGCTGCCGGAACTCGCGCTGCCGCACCTGCCGGCGGGCGGCGGCAGCCTCTGGCTCCGGCTCCCGGGCAGCGGCGCGGGAACGGCCACCGACGAGCCGGCCGTCGTCGCGGCCGCCCTGCGCGCCTCGGTCGCCATCGCCCCCGGACGCCCCTACTTCTGCGCCGAGCCCCCGGCAGGCCACGTCCGCCTGAGCTTCGCCGCGGTTTCCGGAGAGGCCGAGATCGCGGAGGGCGTCCGCCGCCTCCGTACCGCCTTCGACGGGCTCCCGGGGGACGGCCCTTAG
- a CDS encoding DUF1918 domain-containing protein, whose translation MEAHTGDRLLMHGRTVGQHDRVAEIIEVLGDGGAPPYRLRFEDGHEHLMSPGPDSVVQHAETPRDEQPLWPRDGRQR comes from the coding sequence ATGGAGGCGCACACGGGCGACCGGCTGCTGATGCACGGCAGGACCGTGGGACAGCACGACCGGGTCGCCGAGATCATCGAGGTGCTCGGCGACGGGGGCGCTCCCCCGTACCGGCTCCGCTTCGAGGACGGCCACGAACACCTGATGTCACCGGGCCCCGACAGCGTCGTCCAGCATGCGGAGACGCCGAGGGACGAGCAGCCGCTGTGGCCGAGGGACGGGCGGCAGCGTTAG
- a CDS encoding glycoside hydrolase family 10 protein, whose product MLGAAGLLAAMTPAGDAVASPAGRRKGGGLPEAAGEVRGMWIATVANIDWPSKPGLTAAKQEAELFAYLDRAVELRLNTVVLQVRPTADALWPSPHEPWAACLTGTQGKDPGWDPLGTAVRAAHDRSLELHAWFNPYRVANHTDPARLVASHPARLNPGWVVPYGGKLYYNPGLPEVRRFVQDAMLDAVRRYDIDAVHWDDYFYPYPVAGQAFDDDAEFERYGGGFAGRAAWRRDNIDRLVRETGERIRAIKPHVRFGISPFAVWRNKATDPLGSDTRAGVQTYDDLYADTRKWVKEGWIDYICPQIYWHIGQTAADYAKVLAWWSGTVRGTGVELYVGEALYKAGDPAQADAWQDPAELSRHLTLARDHAEVGGHVYFSGKSVMTDRIGAMRRVVADHYTDRVRLYPDRGRAYPHRRPRAT is encoded by the coding sequence GTGCTGGGCGCGGCCGGACTGCTGGCGGCGATGACGCCCGCCGGTGACGCGGTCGCCTCCCCGGCGGGGAGGCGGAAGGGCGGCGGGCTGCCGGAGGCGGCGGGGGAGGTGCGGGGCATGTGGATCGCCACCGTCGCCAACATCGACTGGCCCTCGAAGCCGGGGCTCACCGCGGCGAAGCAGGAGGCCGAACTGTTCGCGTATCTGGACCGGGCGGTCGAGCTGCGGCTCAACACGGTAGTGCTCCAGGTCCGGCCGACCGCCGACGCCCTGTGGCCCTCGCCGCACGAGCCGTGGGCCGCCTGCCTCACCGGGACCCAGGGGAAGGACCCGGGCTGGGACCCGCTCGGCACGGCGGTGCGCGCGGCACACGACCGGAGCCTGGAGCTGCACGCCTGGTTCAACCCCTACCGGGTGGCGAACCACACCGACCCCGCCCGCCTCGTCGCCTCCCATCCGGCCCGGCTGAACCCGGGCTGGGTCGTGCCGTACGGCGGGAAGCTCTACTACAACCCCGGGCTGCCGGAGGTCCGCCGCTTCGTCCAGGACGCGATGCTGGACGCCGTGCGGCGCTACGACATCGACGCGGTGCACTGGGACGACTACTTCTACCCGTACCCGGTGGCCGGGCAGGCCTTCGACGACGACGCCGAGTTCGAGCGGTACGGCGGCGGCTTCGCCGGCCGGGCGGCCTGGCGGCGCGACAACATCGACCGGCTCGTGCGCGAGACGGGGGAGCGGATCCGGGCGATCAAGCCGCACGTCCGTTTCGGTATCAGCCCGTTCGCGGTGTGGCGCAACAAGGCGACCGATCCGCTGGGGTCGGACACCCGGGCGGGCGTGCAGACCTACGACGACCTCTACGCCGACACCCGCAAGTGGGTCAAGGAGGGGTGGATCGACTACATCTGCCCGCAGATCTACTGGCACATCGGCCAGACCGCCGCCGACTACGCGAAGGTCCTCGCCTGGTGGAGCGGGACCGTCCGGGGCACGGGCGTCGAGCTGTATGTGGGCGAGGCGCTGTACAAGGCCGGTGATCCGGCCCAGGCCGACGCCTGGCAGGACCCGGCGGAGCTCTCCCGTCACCTCACCCTCGCCCGGGACCACGCGGAGGTGGGCGGGCACGTCTACTTCTCCGGGAAGAGCGTGATGACGGACCGGATCGGCGCGATGCGGCGTGTGGTGGCCGACCACTACACCGACCGGGTCCGGCTCTATCCGGACCGGGGCCGGGCATATCCGCACCGCCGCCCTCGGGCGACGTAG
- a CDS encoding DMT family transporter, which produces MRADNSAIPPSSIAVAPPADPSRTAPALIASTATSTAAGTGTRAGAADGPGSGHAPGPSAGRSGTVLAGLGVVAFSLTFPATAWGLESFGPWSLVALRSVLAALIAGSVLLAARVPLPERRHWAGLAVVGGGVVVGFPLLTTLALQTSTTSHAAVVVGLLPLTTAVLGSLRTGERPSRTFWAAALAGAAVVIAFTVQQSGGALASGDLYLFGALLVCAAGYTEGGRLARSMPGWHVIGWALVLCLPLAVAGSLVALPLEPVRLNAHGVLGLVWVAAGSTFLGLYVWYRGMAAIGVARASQLQLAQPLLTLVWSFLLLGEEMSAAAPVAAVAVLVCIAATQRAGRGAAGESRRVRS; this is translated from the coding sequence ATGAGAGCAGACAATAGCGCTATCCCACCCTCATCGATAGCAGTTGCCCCGCCGGCCGACCCCTCACGGACCGCCCCGGCCCTGATCGCCTCGACAGCGACGTCGACAGCGGCTGGGACGGGGACCAGGGCTGGAGCTGCGGACGGGCCGGGAAGCGGGCATGCGCCGGGGCCCTCGGCCGGGCGGAGCGGCACCGTGCTCGCCGGGCTCGGCGTGGTGGCGTTCTCGCTGACCTTTCCGGCCACGGCCTGGGGCCTGGAGAGCTTCGGCCCCTGGTCCCTGGTCGCGCTGCGCAGCGTGCTCGCCGCCCTGATCGCGGGCAGCGTGCTGCTGGCCGCCCGCGTCCCGCTGCCCGAACGCCGGCACTGGGCCGGGCTCGCGGTCGTCGGGGGCGGGGTGGTGGTGGGATTCCCGCTGCTGACGACGCTGGCCCTGCAGACCTCCACCACCTCGCACGCGGCCGTGGTCGTGGGCCTGCTGCCGCTGACGACGGCGGTGCTGGGGTCCCTGCGCACCGGCGAGCGGCCGTCGCGCACGTTCTGGGCCGCGGCCCTCGCCGGGGCGGCCGTGGTGATCGCCTTCACCGTGCAGCAGAGCGGCGGCGCTCTCGCCTCCGGCGACCTGTACCTGTTCGGCGCGCTGCTCGTGTGCGCGGCCGGATACACCGAGGGCGGCCGGCTGGCCCGGTCGATGCCGGGATGGCACGTGATCGGCTGGGCCCTGGTCCTGTGCCTGCCGCTCGCGGTGGCGGGCAGCCTGGTGGCCCTGCCGCTCGAACCCGTGCGCCTGAACGCCCACGGCGTCCTCGGACTGGTCTGGGTCGCCGCCGGATCGACCTTCCTCGGGCTGTACGTCTGGTACCGGGGCATGGCGGCGATCGGTGTCGCCCGGGCCAGTCAGCTCCAGCTCGCACAGCCGCTGCTGACGCTCGTGTGGTCCTTCCTCCTGCTCGGCGAGGAGATGTCCGCCGCGGCCCCGGTCGCGGCCGTGGCCGTGCTCGTCTGCATCGCCGCCACCCAGCGCGCCGGCCGCGGCGCAGCGGGGGAATCCCGGCGCGTACGGTCATAG